CACGGGTCCTGCTTCATCTAAATTCCTGTGAGGCACAAAAGGTTAGAGTAGACCAAAACTAGGAAGACTCCACGAAAATCAGTTATGACATTGCCCTTATCTTGACCTTGCAAATTGAATATACTAATATGACTCCATTACCTGGGTTCAGGGTTCATATTAACAGACTTCCACGTAAGCATCGCCGTGTGTATGAATTGCCAAGATGAAAAGAACATTCCACTAAAGACACAGTCTCGGGCTATCGCTGGTCTAAGTCCTCTCCATAGAGCACCCCAACCTTCAAGTGCTATCACTCTAGCAGGCACCTGGACATCAGAGGGTAACGGGGGCTTCCCAGAGCCAGTCAACATCCATGGGTGCTGTTTCAGGGCACCCATCATGTCAGGATGTTTTGGCGAAAGATTGGACAAAAGACTGACACTGCCGTTCCATACTCTGATGTCAGGGACATAACCAGGTAATAGTTTGGAAAGCAATGGAAATGAGTCTTGTACAACATTAGCAGTGTTCTTTAAAGGTATGGCAGAACCAACTTGGGAACGAAGTTTGAGAAGTTCAAATGGTGTGCTAAGAAATGCCTCTACAGCACCAGCAGTAATGCCAGCCAACATAGCCTCAGAATAATAAACATGGTTGTCCTCCCTTCCATCTGCCAAGAGCCAAACAGATCATATATCAGTCTGAAGTTCCACACGTTGACCAGCATATGAGCTGCGGTGATTACACCGTTAGAAAGCACTTTGATGTTTGAACTATCGGAAACCGGATAGTAGAATATATTTCAGAATGATGTGCATTTTGTTTTGTTGCGCacagaagcaaaagctccaaccaCAACAGTTCATCAGAGGTACCAATGTGTTACAAATTGTCAATCTGCAACTGGAGAGTATGATAACAGGGAAACATATGGGAGAATATGACAGAGGAGTCTAACATACTAAATGTATAGTTTGCTCATGGGTGCTGACCAGCTAATCAAAGGCGCCAACAAGATTGATATAAAGGAGCTCATACTAAGCAAGGAACTGTGGCACAGAAAGAAAGCTTGTACCTTTATAGAAGGCTGTTAAAAGCTCATAGGCCCCAAACCGTGCTCCCACACCAGGCAGTTTTCCAAATATTGACCATCCAAGACCACTGTAGAGACCTAAAATACATTTGATGATTTAATAAGGTACCAATTTTGTGTGGCAGAGCAAGGTAACATATGGGTGATAAGAAGCCATCATACTGGAACAAGAAATGCCCATATATGTCAACCAGGGAAGATTACATGAAGCAGGCAACACAACATATTCGGCTGAAAGCTTGCTGCAAGCGCATGTATTTCAGCACTAAGCAGCACTGGACCAATTAAAATCAAGCTTCTAGTAGACCTTTTACTGTTTGCACCACAAACAATTGTACAATCTGAGTTAATCTGGTCGAAACAACTGAAGCCTTAGGCTCCTACTGGATACACCTTGATGTACACGGTGTGCCACCGCTATGAACACAGTCGCAGTAAGTATACTAATCTAATGCATATTCAGTACCTTTGTCATGCTACCAAACATTGTATTGTAGTCTATTGATGGATTGCTACTAATAGCTGGATGGCAACCCTGAGAACTCAGCCAAAACTAACAACAAAACCAAGCCAACTATGAAGGTGGGTAGACAATACCAGTATTAGCCTGGCATGTCAACAATCAACATCAGAACTCTGTCAACTCCGCTAGCTATTAGGTGTTGCCGCCAATGCAGATCGAAGACTTAACCACTCTAATCAGTAGAGCCACCGTACGAAGGAAGATCTCTACTCGTCTAGTAGCAAGCAAGCAGGCAGGCAGGCAAGCAAGCAAACCTGCAGGGCCGGAGACGGCCATGAGCCGGTCCACCGCCTGGCGGAGCCCCATCTTCTGCTTCGGCCCCGTCGCGCTCAGCTGCAAAACACGCAGAAACAAATCAAaccctgagagagagagagaagcgcAGAACATCAACGGGGGAATCTGAGGCCGGGGGAGGGGGGCGCTCGCCTGGAGAAGGCTCTTGACGGTGTCGAGCGGGTGGACGGAGACCGTGGAAGCGCTGATCGCCGCCGCGCCGGcggccgcgtggccggcgaacaCGCTGTCCCCGAACGGCTTGCCGCCTCCGGCCATCGCGGCGGACTGGGAGGGGAAATGGCTGGCGACGGAGGGGGAACGTCGTGGGTGAAACACTCACGAAGGCCGGCCCGTCTCGGCCCGGCCCATGAAGCCGCGGGCGGAAGTGCGCACGAATCTCAGCGCGATCGGACGGTTGAGAATGCTGACGAGAGCCGCACTCGGGTCCAAGTTCGCTTCCGGCGTTCTGGTGCGCGCGCCGCCTGGTTTGACCCAAGTTCTTGCTCTCACTCTCGCCGCCCGGGAAGAGCAAGACGGAAGTGGCCGCCGTAGCCGCCTGCGCGAGCTAGCTAGAGCTCAAGCCTCGATGGGCCAGGAGCAGAGCCAGCCCGCCCAGGCGGCGGAGGAGCCTTCTCCGCTGCCCGCcgagccggcgccggcgccgtcgCAGGCTCCTTCCCCAGCGCCCTCCTCCCTCGAGGAGCTCGCCGCAGGTACATGCCCAACTCTGAATCTATTCGGCGGAGGCGGTTCCCTCGTAATCTTGGTTTCCCTGTAGATACACGGGCGCTTCCAGGGGTAGTTCTCCTTGAGTCGCGCTAGCATCTAGGTCCCTTCGCGATACTATGGACTGCGATACTATGGACTTCAGGAGCATCGGTGGGAGCGGAGCTCTAGGAGACTAGGACCTCTACAAGTATACGTAGTTGGTAGTGGATGGATGACATTGTTCCTGTGATTCTCTAGTTTGTGGTTATGTAGTGCAGACATTTTATTGGATGGTGAACTCTCAACTGGTGACATATTGCAAATCCTACAACATACTACCATGTGTTCAGGCTGAAACTGAGGTAGTCTTAACTGTTAGTGCCACCTACGGTATATGCTAATTGCTAAGTTAATAACGCCCCGGTCCTGAGGAGCTACTAAGCTTTTAACCTGCTAATATCTGCCCGAAAATACTAGATTGAGTTCATTCAAATTTCTGGACAGTTTGTGCGCTCTTTCAAATTTTTGTGGCATGCTGTGCTCTTTCAAAATGTGCTCTTAGTGTTCTTTTTTTTGGAATCAGGGGCTTTCACTCATCTTTTTTCAATGGAGCCATCATTCATTAATTAGTAGCAGGATTGCAATACTTTCTAGGCAACAACCTAGACTGATATTAACTATCTGATgttgcatttttttttttttgccaagcTTTAAACCGTGCGCTTTGCATGGGATATCTTGTTTCATTTGAAGGCTCATTAATCTATCCTAGCATTAATGTTCTTTTTTTTATAATGCACAGAGGCTATGTCGTTTAGTGAGGATAACAATGACGTAAGACCCTTTCTTTTGTCTCTGTATAGTCAATACCGTATTCTGCATGACACTTGGGATATCAGTGAAACTGTTATTTGCTTGTGCAGTCAATTGACGTGAAGGTACAAAAAGCTCTGGAATGTCCGTGCGTTGCTGATTTGAAAAGTGGACCTTGTGGCAGTGGATTTATCGATGCATTTTCCTGCTTCCTGAGGAGTACAGAAGAAGAGAAGGTTGTATTTTTGCTTCAAATTACTAATTTGCTTTCTTTGAACTTTATCTTGCTGTAAGTTATTTCTTTCCTTACAAATTTCGCGTGGGTGGTCATTAGTTCACCTCTTTTCTAGCCTTCCTTTTCTCAGCACTGACAAGTGGGATCATACAAACCTACAAGCATAGCAGCATGCTACTGTATCATCTGCTGCCCTGATAAACAAAAGCATCAAAATTAATTAATTTGACATACAACTTAAGCAAACTATGTTCTACATTGTCTTATTAGGTTCGGTAGCGTAACACGGTTGTCTTACTAGTTACTTAAACATGTGGCATGATAATCATAACAAACTGCTCTTTGTTCTAAGCTTAGCCCAATATGACCAAACAATAATAAATACTCAAGGATAGGTAACTTCTCCCACTGTCCTttaatataagatgttattacaaccAATTACAACTTATATTTGTTGTAATGACATCGTATATTAcggacagagggagtactagacaaTGTGCGAGCTATTGTTTAGCAGATCTTCTTAACTGATACCATTTCCCATGTGCTGTGCACCCTTGATACTGAGTGGGTTGATCCTTTTTATTGCCAGCATTTTTTTTCCTATTGGCTTGGTATCAAATTGGTAGGTACATTTTGGTTTATGCAAACAAGATACATTTGCTACTGCACATCAAAAATACTTGGCCAGGCTACCTGTTACTTTAATACAAAATAACACCTCGAGAATTAGCCTCTTGCCTCTTCACAGTTGAGAATAAAGAAATTTAGCTGATATAACTGACTTGAAAACACAAATTCTTGTGGTTACTTTTCTAAatttttgtactccctccgatccaaatagACTCCACTTTGTCTAGATACGCATGCATGTAGTCTAGAAACTTAAGTAGATACATATGAATCTAGATAAAGTTAAGTaaattaatatggatcggagggagtatttacAATCTTTGTAAGAACCCCCGTTACATACAATGATACAAATAGGTCCTGCATGTTAAATGCTATTGACTGTTTCATTCATGTCTAGTTCTTCCTTAATATCGACTTACACAAAACTTGTTTCCGTTGCCTTGCCAGGGATCAGATTGTGTGAAGCCCTTTATCGCATTGCAAAACTGCATCAAGGAAAATCCGGAGGCATTTTCTAAGGAGATTTTGGAAGAGGAGGAGAATGACGAGGAGGCTGAGAAGTCCAACCTGAAAGTTAGAGCTCCAGCGTGGTCTAGAGAAGCCAAGCCAAAGCTTTGAGATCTTGTGGGATTAAGCTGACCGCCCGATAAAAAGATTCCTCTGATTGGTGCGCTACACCTTATTTATCCTATAAATTATTCCTTTATAGGCTAGATTTCCGTGAGCAAAGTATGCATCCTGGGTCCTTCAGCAGAAATAAGCCCAGTTTGTGCACGAGAAATATTCCACAGAGAACATATTCGTTACTAGGTGTAAGCATATACACGTCTGAATTTAGATTGGCAAGAGAAATTCATGTTTGAATCTGCTGGCTGTGTAATATGCAATTAGAAAGTACTCCTCATTATGGCAGTGCAATTTCCGCTTTGGTGAGGATTGTGTTATCATTACAAACATGTAAAACATTCTCAGTTCTACATAACAATAAGGAAATGGTTTTGAGCTATCACTACTGGACCAGACATCATAATAGTACACAAATTGTGGCCATGTCAAGTTAATGCTTCGAGTAAGTGTTGCAATTCCAGCTTTTGAGTACTTCCTGTTTTTCAATAACTTCTTGCCAACCCAAAGCACCAGGCATGAATGGTGTGGTACCTGCTATTTCAATGAAAGTACCAGACATCACAACCCCATTTTGACGAAATGACAAATGGTACTCACGTTAGCTGCTTATGTCCTTGCCCTCGTCCAGCATGACAGCTGAAGGTAAATATCAGCTTGTGATTTAGTGATGCAAAGTTTGGCGAGGTGCGTATTTCAGAGATGTGAATTCAGTTTCAGGGGAAATAGTTATAGTCGTTGCTTCCTGATCAATTTACTCTATTTAAAATATTTATCACgacacaaaacaaaaatgaagtCAGTAGTTGCCTTCTTGCCTATTTACTCCGACTTCGTAATAAATGTTTGAAAAAACATGCTGGTAGGGATCTGTTTGACGCAGGAAAAAGGGAAGTACTGAAATAAAGAGGAGTACTTGAGTGTGACTTCGGCACATCATCTCCCTACAAAGAGGAAGTTAGATGAAGTGTTGTATTCTCGGTGTTCGTGTGGAAACAGTCTaccaaaaaacaaaaacatatcATGGTATAAGAATTTTGAGAGGATTTCAATGGAAAAAAGTTATTTTCTCTTGGGATTTAagtcaaccatataacaaagaacGTTAGTCTATCTCTAACCAGCGCAGAGAAGAAAAGGCCCTTGGCTCATAGAACAACAATTGCATTCAAAATAGAAGAGACAAGAATTTCAAGACCTCATATTAAAAATTATGCACAGTTGCTAAATATTGCGGAGAATCACATGGTACAAATCATTAAAACATAAACCAGGCCATGTGGATAATTTTATATCGCAAATTTCATTTACATTTTAAACAAATCAATCATGTATGTCAGTACCTGTAGGTTATATCACCTGCGCTTGCAGACAAATCATAAAGTGGTgcatttattttgttgcatttctATCCATGAGTCCATCAAATTAGCATAGAATGTTAGGTAAATGTTAGTTAAAACCAatgttaaggaaatcggtaatcgttaaatgctcggccggcttgggagtagagattaatcggaattcggacgattaactgatttaatcggtcggctaCTAATCGGTGCAAGCTACACAAATTAGCACTTAAAACAATTTATATAGgaaaaataatagtatatgagccTCTATATGTCTCTCCCTACTTCTCTAAAGCCTAAAATCCTAGAAAAACTTGTACGCTTCTCCTCCATGACCTAATCTTTATGGTCAGGAGCGAATCAAGATCCACTAGCCGAAGCCGCGTTCcttccttccacttcttctcctctcacctctgaagtttatattctcccaccacctacctagggtacgatccctcttacacctcaaccacctaacctGTTGAAGGCGTCCTCCAGTTCCTGGATGAGCTCCTCATGGTGATCGAGCTCCTGTATCTAAGGTCTGGGAAACTATGAGTAACTGATCTGGGAGGGCAAGAAACTATTTGGCAACAGTGGAAATGAAGCTACTGGAGGCTGCAATCAAGCGGGAGCTTCGCAAAATCTACTTTATTGGGGGGTAGCGCCTGTATTAGCGATATGCATTGAAAATATTGTAACTTTTTTGACCAAGTGTGGTAGTTAATCGGGAAAatacctagtaatcggactttcagactgattaatcgggctaaaggattaacacaagagattaatggtaatcgacacgggcaagcccctagtagcgattaatcggcctagtaatcgttgaatcggcctagtttttgaatAGTGGGTAAAACAGTGAAGTTTTCGGTTTGCCCATTTTGTGTTGCAGCCTATCAAGGAGAAGTATACTTTATTTGACTCCCAAGAACAATCAGATTCTTTTTTAACTCAATATACTCTTAGGGAGAAGAAAGAAGGTACGCATTCATTCATAGTCTCAAAAACCTAGCTACAAGGTGGCAATATTTTATAACAGATTAGTAACGAATTTAGTTGTATTACAACTAATTAAAAACCAAATAATCTGTTAAACTAAAAACTATGAAGCCTGAGATATTTGGTAAAAAATGAAAGAAAAAAACATATATGAGGAGGATGTATATGACTAACTGAAGCTCGGTTATTTTCAAACATCTACAAATGAACAACAGGAGAACACCTTTATTTTCCATTCTCCTGCTACAATCCCCCCAAAAAAAAACATAGAATTAATGTAAAAGAAATACACTACTTTATTGCAGCAGAGCTCAATTGTGGAGCATGTAGCTGCACTTGCCCTTAAACTAATAAGGAATACTATAACCCAAGGAATTTCCTAACGCCAAGATTGATATTGGTATCAATTCTTTTTTGGTAAAGTTGGAACTGAATGAGTGAAACATGCATGAAGTGAGCATTTCAGCAACACCCAATTGTAGGAAGATAGTGAGATACCTTCAATCCGTTGATGCACGAATATTCTACTCGACTTGCTTTTTCTTGCAATATATCTATAAAAGGAAAACAAGCCATCAACACGCAAAGgaaaataagcatatgcatctgTTTTAACCTTCTAGGCTGAATCTCCTTTTTTCTGGCAATTTCAGTAGTTTAGGCAACCATTGTCACTGAAAATCGTGGTTGAACCAACATATTTTGTTCACGGAAACCACATATTTAACTTTTCTAACCTACAATGATAGATCAATTTTCCTACTTCTATAATCTTGCACTGGTAGAGCCTTACCTCGCGTTCCAAGGGCTTCTCCTCCAAGTTAGCCTCGAGAGATTGAGCATCATCTATGCTCTTCGGAGACATAAACTAAGCCAGAGCTATCTCTTCACGAATACAGCTTTTTCAAGCTACatactcaaacaaacaaaaagcgTTAAGGAAAACCAGAAGGAAAATATTGGATTATATAATTTTCAAGGCAGAATGACAATATG
This region of Lolium perenne isolate Kyuss_39 chromosome 2, Kyuss_2.0, whole genome shotgun sequence genomic DNA includes:
- the LOC127335674 gene encoding uncharacterized protein encodes the protein MAGGGKPFGDSVFAGHAAAGAAAISASTVSVHPLDTVKSLLQLSATGPKQKMGLRQAVDRLMAVSGPAGLYSGLGWSIFGKLPGVGARFGAYELLTAFYKDGREDNHVYYSEAMLAGITAGAVEAFLSTPFELLKLRSQVGSAIPLKNTANVVQDSFPLLSKLLPGYVPDIRVWNGSVSLLSNLSPKHPDMMGALKQHPWMLTGSGKPPLPSDVQVPARVIALEGWGALWRGLRPAIARDCVFSGMFFSSWQFIHTAMLTWKSVNMNPEPRNLDEAGPVHPLASSLAAGFSGVVAAAASHTFDTAKSRSQCTVIPKYIAMERRFHKWRAPGIWIERMTGISPADRNVLFRGIGLRMARSGIASFVLVGSYYFAINQLL
- the LOC127335675 gene encoding mitochondrial intermembrane space import and assembly protein 40 homolog gives rise to the protein MKPRAEVRTNLSAIGRLRMLTRAALGSKFASGVLVRAPPGLTQVLALTLAAREEQDGSGRRSRLRELARAQASMGQEQSQPAQAAEEPSPLPAEPAPAPSQAPSPAPSSLEELAAEAMSFSEDNNDSIDVKVQKALECPCVADLKSGPCGSGFIDAFSCFLRSTEEEKGSDCVKPFIALQNCIKENPEAFSKEILEEEENDEEAEKSNLKVRAPAWSREAKPKL